From a region of the Corallococcus coralloides DSM 2259 genome:
- a CDS encoding carboxypeptidase-like regulatory domain-containing protein produces the protein MKHYIRAAGGAVLGLLAMACGDGGFTPDPGVRTEDAEAVDLENLRILVSGEARVFPEAEGMAAAPASLTGMALTVEEPLRVAVNDAAATFATGEVAEDGAFRITDVPVRDMHQGLAVGLVHDGLVRSTTLVYDTAFTGTRPRTDIIDANAWALPIAFVDQLGAAVGAPRLQGHTGDPAATLASAGFVLGRVVDLNGQPVSGARVALNRAELADRVYYPSGDLTSVDSAGTAAHGLFLFVHSGAGVASFQLSVEGTDTYVPRNVDVGPGLGVVLTVYPGRYAP, from the coding sequence ATGAAACACTACATTCGGGCGGCGGGTGGTGCCGTGCTCGGGCTGTTGGCGATGGCCTGTGGCGACGGCGGCTTCACACCGGACCCCGGCGTGCGGACCGAGGACGCCGAGGCAGTGGACCTGGAAAACCTTCGCATCCTCGTGAGCGGCGAGGCACGCGTGTTCCCGGAGGCCGAGGGCATGGCCGCGGCACCGGCGTCGCTCACCGGGATGGCGCTCACCGTGGAGGAGCCGCTGCGCGTGGCCGTCAACGACGCGGCCGCCACCTTCGCCACGGGAGAGGTGGCCGAGGACGGCGCCTTCCGCATCACCGACGTGCCCGTGCGCGACATGCACCAGGGGCTCGCGGTGGGGCTGGTGCACGACGGCCTCGTGCGCAGCACCACGCTCGTCTACGACACCGCCTTCACCGGCACCCGTCCGCGCACGGACATCATCGACGCGAACGCGTGGGCCCTCCCCATCGCGTTCGTGGATCAGCTGGGCGCCGCCGTGGGTGCGCCGCGCCTCCAGGGCCACACCGGGGACCCGGCGGCCACCCTGGCCTCCGCGGGCTTCGTGCTGGGCCGGGTGGTGGACCTGAACGGCCAGCCCGTGAGCGGCGCGCGCGTGGCGTTGAACCGCGCCGAGCTGGCGGACCGCGTCTACTACCCGTCCGGTGACCTGACGTCCGTGGACTCCGCGGGTACCGCGGCCCACGGGCTCTTCCTCTTCGTGCACTCCGGCGCCGGGGTGGCCTCCTTCCAGCTGTCCGTGGAAGGCACCGACACGTACGTGCCGCGCAACGTCGATGTGGGCCCGGGGCTGGGCGTCGTCCTCACCGTGTACCCCGGCCGCTACGCACCCTGA